One genomic region from Nymphaea colorata isolate Beijing-Zhang1983 chromosome 10, ASM883128v2, whole genome shotgun sequence encodes:
- the LOC116261693 gene encoding uncharacterized protein LOC116261693 isoform X3, translated as MRWSGLMGVISSLRLSRRRSLSTQREDLPFPHGDKLDFMTAAKILFTTPPNPKKFGIDFHLVQFFFACMPSLAVYLVAQYARHDIRKREAELEMKKKTEEETKEKNLDSDSADAGQDPDLVQVKKRLDALEESVKEIVDKTRTLPQKGEDQSSSKLDTVSPPDRNNKSSSAAANSQTGSSTESKVSVSTSGPAQESVVKSPPVISVDKDEQRGKSGDKNEKC; from the exons ATGAGGTGGTCAGGTTTGATGGGTGTTATTTCATCATTGAGGCTGAGTAGGAGGAGGAGCCTCTCTACTCAAAGAGAGGATTTGCCCTTTCCTCATGGAGATAAGCTCGACTTCATGACCGCTGCCAAGATACTTTTCACAACTCCTCcaaatcccaaaaaatttgg GATTGATTTCCATTTGGTACAATTCTTCTTTGCATGCATGCCTTCCTTAG CTGTATACCTGGTAGCACAATATGCACGTCATGACATCCGAAAGAGAGAAGCG GAAttggagatgaagaaaaagactgaggaagaaacaaaagaaaaaaatctagaTTCAGACTCTGCAGATGCAGGGCAAGATCCAGATCTCGTTCAGGTAAAGAAGAGATTGGATGCTTTAGAGGAGTCTGTGAAAGAAATCGTGGACAAAACCAGAACACTTCCACAGAAGGGTGAGGATCAGTCCTCCAGCAAGCTGGACACTGTTTCTCCTCCTGacagaaacaacaaaagcaGCTCAGCTGCTGCTAATTCACAAACTGGCTCTTCCACTGAATCGAAAGTTAGTGTCTCAACATCAGGCCCGGCTCAGGAGTCGGTGGTTAAATCTCCTCCTGTTATTTCAGTTGACAAGGACGAGCAAAGAGGGAAGAGTGGTGATAAGAATGAGAAGTGCTAG